A region of Homalodisca vitripennis isolate AUS2020 unplaced genomic scaffold, UT_GWSS_2.1 ScUCBcl_6855;HRSCAF=14261, whole genome shotgun sequence DNA encodes the following proteins:
- the LOC124373965 gene encoding uncharacterized protein LOC124373965: MDKTKYNESLRSEMRPVGCSGQRGCPAPVPRVRVERVEGGLLVAGVQIASTCQVALPVSAIIFLVIGSIITVIAYQGQTPEEDHEAYVLRVSNSTNSRVLGPVCLAIALLMMLAGMLVCLLVKYAHSKEQKVCFHCPIHGDFFPIIPVPVSAVTRHRSRLFRRQSSPGAPPEPPQCPYSNLLSARNSVSSGGSCPVPKPFVINNSLKCVEYFWPLTVTHDIASFPASRTPSPTPINTITDSEIRDSKPMLSTALPEVTLVAPATVTQPQAEH, encoded by the exons ATGGACAAAACCAAATACAATGAATCTCTCAG AAGTGAAATGAGACCAGTGGGCTGCAGTGGACAGAGAGGCTGCCCCGCCCCAGTTCCCCGTGTACGGGTGGAGAGGGTGGAGGGCGGGCTCTTAGTGGCGGGGGTCCAGATAGCTTCCACCTGTCAAGTGGCTCTTCCTGTCTCAGCCATCATATTTTTAGTCATCGGCTCGATTATCACAG TGATCGCGTACCAAGGTCAGACACCAGAGGAGGACCATGAAGCTTATGTCCTGAGAGTGTCCAACAGTACGAACTCACGAGTGCTCGGACCTGTCTGCTTGGCCATCGCTCTACTCATGATGCTTGCGGGCATGCTTGTCTGTCTGCTTGTCAAGTATGCTCACAGCAAGGAACAGAAGGTCTGTTTCCATTGTCCTATTCATGGTGACTTCTTCCCCATCATCCCAGTGCCTGTCAGTGCAG TGACACGGCACAGGTCCAGACTGTTCCGCAGGCAGAGCTCTCCTGGAGCTCCACCAGAGCCTCCACAGTGCCCCTACAGTAACCTGCTCTCAGCTCGCAACTCTGTCTCCAGTGGAGGTTCCTGTCCTGTTCCGAAGCCTTTTGTAATCAACAATTCCCTAAA ATGCGTGGAGTATTTTTGGCCATTGACTGTGACCCATGACATTGCCAGTTTTCCTGCTTCTCGTACACCTTCTCCAACTCCCATCAACAC TATTACAGATTCAGAGATCAGAGATTCAAAGCCTATGTTGTCTACTGCCCTTCCAGAAGTCACGTTGGTGGCCCCTGCTACAGTCACGCAACCTCAGGCGGAACATTGA